The following are from one region of the Dreissena polymorpha isolate Duluth1 chromosome 2, UMN_Dpol_1.0, whole genome shotgun sequence genome:
- the LOC127869951 gene encoding beta carbonic anhydrase 1-like, which translates to MRLLYDLTKQMDAKTGSPLELWIKKNDWRTKEKFQYLKEENCFTGPVPFMQESENTKFKVTIDPGQQFNIVDKLSQLENIAAYPFAKERLSQKDLLLHAFWNDIHSGNVFLLSRERQRFVEVNERSYFGLMQEVKNRAKL; encoded by the exons ATGCGGCTACTCTATGATCTCACAAAGCAGATGGATGCAAAGACAGGCTCCCCATTAGAGCTCTGGATCAAAAAGAACGACTGGAGGACCAAAGAAAAGTTTCAATACTTGAAAGAAGAAAATTGCTTTACTGGCCCTGTTCCTTTTATGCAAGAGAGTGAGAACACTAAGTTTAAAGTTACCATAGATCCTGGGCAGCAGTTCAACATAGTGGACAAACTTTCACAG TTAGAAAACATTGCTGCCTACCCTTTTGCCAAAGAGAGGCTGAGCCAAAAAGATTTGCTGCTACATGCGTTCTGGAATGACATTCACTCCGGCAACGTGTTTCTGCTCAGTAGAGAGCGACAGCGTTTTGTTGAGGTGAACGAGCGAAGCTACTTCGGTCTCATGCAAGAAGTCAAAAACCGAGCTA